In the genome of Halorubrum sp. CBA1229, the window GGCGAGCTGCCGTTCGGTCTTCGTCGACGATCACCAATAGGTCGATGTCGCTGGCCCTATCTGCCTCGCCCCGAGCGACGCTTCCGAACAGGACGACCCCGACTAATCCATCCAACTCGTCCTGAAGTCGTTGTAGAAATGCCTGAACTGGTTGGTGGAACTCACTCTGTGGGATCGAGAGAATTGGATCTGGTTTTGTGAGCCGTTCACGGTTGATCTGGACCTGCTGAGTCCGCCCGTCTGGTGCGATCTCGATGACATCGAGCTCGGAAAGTAATGTGACCGCTTTTGAGATCGTTCCCTTATTTGCCCCGGTGAGGCTTGCGAGTTCGCTCATCGAGTACGTCGCATACGGCTGATCTATGAGAACGTTGAGAACGTCTTG includes:
- a CDS encoding nucleotidyltransferase domain-containing protein; translation: MQDVLNVLIDQPYATYSMSELASLTGANKGTISKAVTLLSELDVIEIAPDGRTQQVQINRERLTKPDPILSIPQSEFHQPVQAFLQRLQDELDGLVGVVLFGSVARGEADRASDIDLLVIVDEDRTAARRTVQTVVSDLEDQRFEGNRYTFQPLVESTDSVQRIGDQLRPQFDDGITLVGSDQLSELRTEVYADE